In Pseudomonas sp. DNDY-54, a genomic segment contains:
- a CDS encoding energy transducer TonB, which translates to MISESRRRAFLGAMQITTWLPRAELPFAAPSRPELVHYVEPDSILASVDDCEPAIAQPAPPTPPSVIPQSVAVPSYAADAMRAAKPRSAVLEPKKSAAQTQDAGSSTIDQRIITPPPRFALQLLRAGNCLLLVELPTGDSFQSRDPAYLLLKDMLRAARLPDDPKQVGDGEPIRWPLLHRGSLEQGADAARDYVQGVLAAELEEMGCACLWLVGLPALRFAGEVEMDACYRELNIEGIGLALAMPGLEELMEQPTHKAKLWKAIRRSMSRWVTGL; encoded by the coding sequence TTGATTTCTGAAAGCCGGCGTCGGGCCTTCCTCGGCGCTATGCAGATCACCACGTGGCTACCGAGGGCTGAGCTGCCCTTTGCCGCGCCGTCACGGCCGGAATTGGTGCATTACGTCGAGCCCGACTCAATACTTGCATCAGTGGATGATTGTGAACCGGCAATTGCTCAGCCGGCTCCGCCAACTCCCCCGTCAGTCATCCCCCAATCCGTAGCAGTTCCAAGCTATGCGGCGGATGCGATGCGGGCGGCCAAGCCACGCAGTGCGGTGCTGGAACCTAAGAAGTCCGCAGCACAGACTCAAGATGCTGGGTCTTCTACGATTGATCAACGGATCATCACGCCGCCTCCGCGTTTCGCTCTGCAATTGCTGCGAGCGGGCAATTGCTTGCTGCTGGTCGAACTGCCTACCGGCGACTCATTTCAGAGCCGTGACCCTGCCTACCTTCTGCTCAAAGACATGCTCCGAGCGGCGAGGCTCCCGGACGACCCTAAACAGGTCGGCGATGGTGAGCCGATTCGTTGGCCGCTGCTCCATCGTGGCAGCCTCGAACAGGGCGCGGATGCCGCGCGGGATTATGTTCAAGGTGTATTGGCCGCTGAGCTGGAAGAAATGGGTTGTGCCTGCCTTTGGCTGGTAGGTCTGCCGGCACTGCGCTTTGCCGGAGAAGTGGAGATGGACGCTTGCTACCGTGAGTTGAACATTGAAGGTATCGGTCTGGCGCTGGCCATGCCAGGACTCGAAGAACTAATGGAGCAGCCGACCCACAAGGCCAAGCTGTGGAAGGCGATACGCCGTAGCATGTCGCGTTGGGTTACAGGTTTATGA
- the otsB gene encoding trehalose-phosphatase, which translates to MDKQNDRPGLEVRRCAFFFDVDGTLAEIQPRPELVFIPPRSLVALEHLHVSQIPVAVISGRPLSQLDDLLSPLCLPAAGVHGAERRTAEGDVQSLSLDLGVLDAIQRELVHACARHSGLSLENKTVAFALHFRLSPELEGTARAIAEDFVRRYGDVLALQPGKCVFELKPRGASKGEVIRTFMREAPFKGQVPVFVGDDLTDEAGFKVVNELGGLTIKVGGGPTEATQRLDSVEAVGAWLESLVSGLLDQPEHSKN; encoded by the coding sequence ATGGATAAACAAAATGACCGACCCGGGCTAGAGGTCCGGCGCTGCGCTTTTTTCTTCGACGTCGATGGCACGCTGGCTGAGATACAGCCTCGCCCTGAGCTCGTTTTCATTCCACCTCGCTCGCTGGTCGCACTTGAGCACCTGCACGTCAGCCAAATACCCGTTGCGGTCATTTCTGGACGCCCGCTTAGTCAGCTCGATGATCTGCTCTCGCCATTGTGTCTCCCCGCGGCGGGTGTCCACGGCGCCGAGCGTCGGACAGCCGAAGGGGACGTGCAAAGCCTGTCGCTTGACCTTGGCGTTCTCGACGCTATTCAGCGCGAGCTCGTACACGCCTGTGCACGGCATTCAGGCCTCTCACTGGAAAACAAAACCGTTGCCTTCGCCCTGCATTTTCGCCTCTCGCCTGAGCTGGAGGGCACCGCCCGCGCAATTGCTGAAGACTTTGTCCGGCGTTATGGCGACGTCCTGGCGCTGCAACCAGGTAAGTGTGTCTTCGAACTAAAGCCTCGGGGAGCCAGCAAGGGCGAGGTGATTCGCACGTTCATGCGGGAGGCGCCATTCAAGGGGCAAGTACCGGTATTCGTTGGGGATGACCTGACCGATGAAGCAGGATTCAAGGTCGTGAACGAATTGGGCGGGTTAACCATCAAGGTGGGTGGCGGCCCGACCGAAGCCACGCAGCGGCTTGACTCGGTGGAAGCCGTTGGAGCCTGGCTTGAAAGCCTGGTTAGCGGGCTGTTGGATCAACCGGAACATTCAAAAAATTAG
- the can gene encoding carbonate dehydratase — translation MNELEQLFQNNARWAEAINEEDPTFFAKLAKQQAPEYLWIGCSDARVPANEIVGLLPGDLFVHRNVANVVLHTDLNCLSVIQYAVDVLKVKHILVTGHYGCGGVRASMRDDQLGLIDGWLRTIRDLYYRHRDHLASFPTEEAQVDRLCELNVIQQVANVSHTSIVQNAWHRGQSLAVHGCIYGIKDGIWKNLDVTISSPEQLPAQYRLRPFRPV, via the coding sequence ATGAACGAGCTTGAGCAACTATTTCAGAACAACGCGCGCTGGGCCGAAGCGATAAACGAGGAAGACCCGACGTTCTTCGCGAAACTGGCCAAGCAGCAGGCGCCGGAGTATCTCTGGATCGGCTGCTCAGATGCCCGCGTGCCGGCCAATGAAATCGTTGGTTTGCTACCGGGCGATTTGTTCGTCCATCGCAATGTCGCCAATGTCGTGCTGCACACCGACCTCAACTGCCTGTCGGTCATTCAGTACGCAGTCGACGTGCTGAAGGTCAAGCACATCCTGGTCACGGGCCACTACGGCTGCGGAGGCGTGCGTGCCTCCATGCGCGACGACCAGCTAGGTCTGATCGACGGCTGGTTGCGCACCATTCGTGATCTTTACTACAGGCACCGCGATCATCTGGCCAGCTTTCCGACCGAGGAGGCGCAGGTTGACCGCCTGTGCGAGCTTAATGTCATCCAGCAGGTTGCCAACGTTAGTCACACCAGCATTGTCCAGAACGCCTGGCACCGCGGCCAGTCCCTTGCGGTGCATGGCTGCATCTACGGCATCAAGGACGGCATTTGGAAAAATCTCGACGTCACGATCAGCAGCCCTGAACAATTACCAGCGCAATATCGCCTCCGCCCGTTTCGGCCGGTCTGA
- a CDS encoding 2-isopropylmalate synthase: MSNNDRVIIFDTTLRDGEQSPGASMTGEEKLRIAKALERLKVDVIEAGFAIASPGDFAAVKAVADNIKDSTVCSLARAVDADIERASEALAGANSGRIHTFIATSPIHMQYKLRMQPDQVIEQAVRAVTKARNLCADVEFSCEDAGRSEIDFLCRIIEAAIDAGARTINIPDTVGYAIPHQYADMIRQLLERIPNADKAVFSVHCHNDLGLAVANSLAAVVAGARQVECTINGLGERAGNAALEEVVMAIKTRQDLLKVHTRIETEHILSASRLVSGITGFPVQPNKAIVGANAFAHESGIHQDGVLKHRETYEIMSAQSVGWNANKMVMGKHSGRAAFRSRLEELGIVLLAEGELNAAFARFKELADKKHEIFDEDLQSLVSDALAEDVQEHFKLVALDVASKTGQVPDAKLVLSVDGQEQPASGQGSGPVDATFKAIESVANSGATLQLYSVNAITKGTDSQGEVTVRLEKGGRIVNGNGADTDIVVASAKAYLNALNLMKIGAKAHPQVSGV, translated from the coding sequence ATGAGCAACAACGACCGCGTCATCATCTTCGACACCACCCTGCGAGACGGCGAGCAGAGCCCCGGCGCGTCCATGACCGGTGAAGAGAAGCTGCGTATCGCAAAAGCGCTTGAGCGGCTCAAGGTCGATGTGATTGAAGCCGGTTTCGCTATTGCCAGTCCGGGCGATTTCGCTGCCGTAAAAGCCGTTGCGGACAATATCAAGGACAGCACTGTGTGCAGTCTCGCCCGCGCTGTCGACGCCGATATCGAGCGCGCCTCAGAAGCGCTTGCCGGAGCTAACTCCGGTCGCATCCACACATTTATCGCGACCAGCCCGATCCACATGCAGTACAAGCTGCGAATGCAGCCCGATCAGGTCATAGAGCAGGCCGTACGCGCAGTGACCAAGGCACGCAATCTTTGCGCCGATGTAGAGTTCTCCTGCGAGGATGCTGGCCGTTCGGAAATCGATTTTCTGTGCCGAATCATCGAGGCAGCCATCGATGCAGGCGCACGTACAATCAATATTCCGGATACGGTCGGCTACGCCATCCCGCACCAGTATGCCGACATGATCCGCCAGTTGCTCGAACGCATTCCTAACGCGGACAAGGCGGTATTTTCGGTGCACTGCCACAACGATCTTGGCTTGGCCGTCGCGAATTCGCTGGCGGCAGTTGTGGCGGGTGCACGGCAGGTCGAGTGCACTATCAATGGGCTAGGTGAACGTGCCGGAAATGCTGCTCTTGAGGAGGTTGTCATGGCAATCAAGACCCGTCAGGATCTGCTCAAGGTTCATACACGCATCGAAACCGAACATATCCTCAGCGCCTCGAGATTGGTTTCCGGCATCACTGGGTTTCCGGTGCAGCCAAATAAAGCCATCGTTGGCGCTAACGCCTTCGCCCATGAGTCAGGTATTCATCAGGACGGTGTGCTCAAACACCGCGAAACCTACGAAATCATGTCCGCCCAGTCTGTAGGTTGGAATGCCAACAAGATGGTTATGGGTAAGCATTCCGGGCGCGCCGCGTTCCGCTCCAGGTTGGAAGAGCTGGGTATTGTTTTGCTTGCCGAAGGTGAACTGAATGCCGCTTTCGCCCGCTTCAAAGAGCTCGCCGACAAGAAGCATGAAATCTTCGACGAAGACCTTCAATCGCTCGTTTCTGACGCGCTGGCTGAGGATGTCCAAGAGCATTTCAAATTGGTAGCACTGGATGTCGCGAGTAAGACCGGCCAAGTGCCCGATGCAAAGCTTGTTCTCAGTGTGGACGGCCAAGAGCAGCCTGCGTCGGGGCAGGGCTCGGGACCGGTGGATGCGACGTTCAAAGCTATCGAGTCGGTGGCCAACTCTGGCGCTACCTTGCAGCTTTATTCGGTCAACGCTATCACCAAGGGTACCGATTCGCAGGGTGAAGTCACCGTACGCCTTGAGAAGGGGGGGCGCATCGTCAACGGTAACGGCGCTGACACCGATATTGTGGTGGCGTCAGCCAAGGCCTACCTTAACGCGCTGAATCTCATGAAGATTGGTGCCAAGGCCCATCCGCAGGTGTCTGGCGTTTGA
- the otsA gene encoding alpha,alpha-trehalose-phosphate synthase (UDP-forming), translating into MSRLVVVSNRVAPIKAGKVAAGGLAVGVYDALRQAGGIWFGWSGDVSSTPQTHSETVGNITYVTMGLTKQDYDQYYRGFSNATLWPIFHYRIDLARYSRQEYEGYRRVNAMLAEKLKPLLKPDDIIWIHDYHLIPFAEACRQLGIRNRIGFFLHIPFPPPEILTVIPPHNELLKTLCFYDLIGFQTETDRLAFQDYMTREVRGILEPDGSITAYGQNFRAGVYPIGVVPEEIQDLAESYKARRKPMRRTTDVARKKIISVDRLDYSKGLVERFKAYEAFLERFPEHRREVEFVQIAPTSRSDVKTYQHIRQQLESAAGHINGWLSDLDWTPLHYLNKSHDRKTLMGLFRQSDIGFVTPLRDGMNLVAKEFVASQDPEDPGVLVLSRFAGAARELTSALIINPYDCIGMAEALDRAMRMSLTERKDRYEHMMRAIRAADLDAWRDNFLRDLRAFSSRPRTEVPANPLFTV; encoded by the coding sequence ATGAGCCGACTAGTAGTAGTTTCCAACCGAGTAGCGCCGATCAAGGCGGGGAAGGTCGCTGCTGGCGGGCTTGCAGTTGGCGTTTATGACGCGTTACGCCAGGCCGGCGGTATCTGGTTTGGCTGGAGCGGTGACGTCAGCAGCACGCCGCAGACCCATAGCGAGACGGTTGGCAATATCACTTATGTGACGATGGGGCTGACTAAACAGGATTACGATCAGTATTACCGAGGTTTCTCCAACGCCACCCTTTGGCCGATTTTTCATTACCGCATCGATCTGGCTCGCTACAGCCGGCAGGAATACGAGGGGTACAGGCGGGTCAATGCCATGCTGGCAGAAAAGCTCAAGCCGCTGCTCAAGCCCGACGACATCATCTGGATTCACGACTATCACCTGATTCCCTTCGCCGAAGCTTGTCGCCAATTGGGTATCCGCAACCGCATCGGTTTCTTTCTGCATATTCCCTTTCCCCCGCCAGAAATCCTTACTGTCATTCCTCCGCACAACGAGCTGCTCAAGACGCTGTGTTTCTACGACCTCATCGGATTTCAGACTGAAACCGACCGTCTTGCCTTTCAGGACTACATGACCCGTGAGGTGCGAGGAATTCTTGAGCCCGACGGCAGCATTACGGCTTACGGACAGAACTTCCGTGCCGGGGTTTATCCGATCGGTGTAGTGCCGGAGGAGATTCAAGACCTGGCCGAATCGTACAAAGCACGTCGCAAGCCCATGCGCCGTACGACCGACGTGGCGCGCAAAAAGATTATCAGTGTTGACCGCCTGGATTATTCCAAAGGGCTGGTGGAGCGCTTCAAAGCCTACGAAGCGTTTCTGGAGCGATTTCCGGAGCACCGCCGCGAAGTCGAATTCGTTCAGATCGCGCCGACGTCCCGCTCCGATGTCAAAACCTACCAGCATATTCGCCAGCAGCTGGAAAGCGCGGCGGGGCACATCAATGGTTGGCTGTCGGATCTCGACTGGACGCCTTTGCATTACCTCAACAAAAGCCATGATCGCAAAACCCTTATGGGGCTTTTCCGCCAGTCCGACATCGGCTTCGTCACCCCGTTGCGCGATGGCATGAACCTCGTGGCCAAGGAGTTCGTCGCGTCTCAGGACCCAGAGGACCCTGGCGTGCTAGTGCTGTCGCGCTTCGCCGGGGCCGCGCGCGAGCTGACTTCCGCGCTGATCATCAACCCATACGATTGCATCGGGATGGCAGAAGCGCTCGACCGCGCAATGCGTATGTCGCTTACCGAGCGCAAGGATCGCTACGAACACATGATGCGCGCCATACGTGCGGCCGACCTGGACGCCTGGCGCGATAACTTCCTGCGTGACCTGCGTGCGTTCTCCTCAAGGCCCAGAACGGAAGTGCCAGCGAACCCGCTGTTTACCGTTTGA
- a CDS encoding DMT family transporter, which yields MASRHGWAFAGLLLAVLCWSGNALVARAFHEAIPPLTLSFWRWVLATCLLLPFVARSIWAHRATLRSASWRLPIIAALGVSSYNSLLYSAAQSTEAINLTLVNTCLPLFTFIGGGLLLNEWPARRAWFGMAIAAGGLVYLISRGSWMVFSSLSFQAGDLIMLGAVLVWALYTLLLRRWGRYLQVPPLTLLGVLMLIGTPMILPFYLLELSRVGGFSPTPTNLMVVAYTAIFASLVAYLSWNHGVKTVGAAKAAMATYMMPVFTAFLGWLILDERLQIFHWVGGGLIFAGLLMATRPATRMAVR from the coding sequence ATGGCGAGTCGTCATGGGTGGGCCTTCGCTGGCCTGTTGCTCGCTGTGCTCTGCTGGAGCGGAAACGCGCTTGTGGCGCGGGCATTTCATGAGGCGATTCCGCCGCTGACGTTGTCGTTCTGGCGCTGGGTGCTGGCGACCTGCTTGCTGTTGCCTTTCGTGGCGCGATCGATCTGGGCGCACCGCGCGACACTTCGCTCGGCAAGCTGGCGCCTGCCAATCATCGCGGCGCTCGGCGTCAGCAGCTACAACTCGCTCTTGTATTCGGCCGCGCAGAGCACGGAAGCGATCAACCTGACGTTGGTCAATACATGTCTGCCACTGTTCACCTTCATTGGCGGCGGGCTGTTGCTCAACGAGTGGCCCGCGCGGCGCGCCTGGTTCGGCATGGCAATTGCCGCTGGCGGCTTGGTCTATCTCATCAGCCGCGGCAGTTGGATGGTGTTCAGCAGCCTCTCGTTCCAAGCGGGTGATTTGATCATGCTTGGGGCGGTCCTGGTCTGGGCGCTGTACACACTGCTGTTGCGGCGTTGGGGACGTTATTTGCAGGTTCCGCCGCTAACACTGCTGGGCGTACTGATGTTGATCGGCACGCCAATGATCCTGCCGTTCTATTTGCTGGAGCTGAGCAGGGTGGGGGGCTTTTCACCTACCCCGACCAACCTCATGGTCGTCGCCTATACCGCTATCTTCGCTTCGCTGGTGGCGTATCTCTCCTGGAACCACGGCGTGAAAACGGTGGGCGCCGCGAAAGCGGCCATGGCGACCTACATGATGCCGGTGTTCACCGCGTTTCTCGGTTGGCTGATCCTTGATGAGCGCTTGCAGATTTTCCACTGGGTCGGCGGTGGGCTGATTTTCGCCGGACTGTTAATGGCGACTCGGCCAGCCACGCGGATGGCGGTTCGCTAG
- the rimI gene encoding ribosomal protein S18-alanine N-acetyltransferase — MSDAVSFRPMTAADIETVLKIEYAAFSHPWTRGIFTDALSAYECWVMFEGQQQIGHGVINVIIDEAHLLNITVKPESQGRGLGLRLLEHLMQRAAERGGRECFLEVRASNASAYRLYERFGFNEVGRRRAYYPSADGREDALVMACTLLD, encoded by the coding sequence ATGAGTGATGCAGTCAGCTTCCGCCCCATGACGGCGGCAGATATCGAAACAGTCCTTAAGATCGAATACGCTGCGTTCAGCCACCCTTGGACCCGCGGAATCTTCACCGATGCGCTGAGCGCCTACGAATGCTGGGTCATGTTTGAGGGCCAGCAACAGATCGGTCATGGCGTGATCAATGTCATTATCGACGAGGCGCATCTGCTGAACATCACGGTCAAGCCCGAAAGCCAGGGGCGTGGGTTGGGCTTACGCTTGCTGGAGCACCTGATGCAACGGGCAGCGGAGCGGGGCGGACGTGAGTGCTTTCTCGAAGTGAGAGCCAGCAACGCCTCGGCCTATCGACTATACGAACGCTTCGGCTTCAATGAGGTGGGCCGTCGCCGCGCCTATTACCCTTCGGCCGACGGACGTGAAGACGCGCTGGTGATGGCCTGCACCCTGCTGGATTAA
- a CDS encoding acyl-CoA dehydrogenase — protein MSWHNLLGPLQRLPEPSALDDWFAELLSRADTPLELAMLGGRLAATPGLAFLAGYQAALRRLWPAAPEGLGALCATENRALRPADMQTRVDALTITGNKDFVIAGAAAAWLLVPARDEAQGESPRLSLCVVGCGERGVFVEDGPRLPLIPDIPHGRLRLDQALCRRLAGDGWDDYVKPFRTLEDLYVLAALTSWLYGVGLECGWPQRLQLSLLGVLSGAAEVSRLPPADAATHLLLASLNQQFETLAPALDNALTGGPEAWMRLWQRDRGVLQLARGARTTRQARAAAAFGLTPDDGQGVV, from the coding sequence ATGTCCTGGCATAACCTGCTTGGTCCGCTGCAGCGCCTGCCTGAGCCCTCAGCGCTTGACGATTGGTTTGCCGAGCTGCTGTCTCGCGCAGACACTCCCCTAGAACTGGCAATGCTAGGCGGGCGTCTGGCCGCAACGCCCGGTTTGGCGTTCCTGGCAGGCTACCAGGCCGCGCTGCGCCGGCTTTGGCCCGCTGCGCCTGAAGGGCTAGGTGCGCTGTGCGCCACCGAGAATCGAGCGCTGCGTCCTGCTGACATGCAGACCCGTGTGGATGCGCTAACAATTACTGGCAACAAGGACTTCGTCATCGCTGGTGCCGCTGCGGCCTGGTTACTGGTACCGGCTCGCGATGAAGCCCAGGGAGAAAGTCCCAGGCTGAGTCTCTGCGTGGTTGGCTGCGGCGAACGCGGCGTTTTTGTTGAGGATGGCCCTCGACTACCACTGATCCCAGACATCCCGCACGGCCGCCTGCGTCTTGATCAGGCGCTTTGCCGTCGCCTGGCCGGGGATGGTTGGGACGATTACGTCAAACCCTTTCGCACGCTGGAAGATCTGTATGTGCTCGCGGCCCTCACCAGCTGGCTCTACGGCGTTGGGCTGGAATGCGGTTGGCCGCAGCGGTTGCAGCTGTCGCTGTTAGGAGTGCTGAGCGGGGCGGCCGAGGTCTCGCGGCTACCGCCGGCGGACGCCGCCACGCATCTTCTGCTGGCTTCGCTCAACCAACAGTTTGAGACACTTGCGCCTGCACTCGACAACGCGTTGACCGGTGGCCCTGAAGCATGGATGCGCCTGTGGCAGCGGGATCGGGGCGTGCTCCAGCTGGCGCGTGGTGCCCGGACCACACGGCAAGCGCGGGCCGCTGCCGCTTTTGGTCTGACACCGGATGATGGGCAGGGCGTGGTCTGA